In Paenibacillus sp. FSL R7-0345, a single window of DNA contains:
- the ltrA gene encoding group II intron reverse transcriptase/maturase, whose amino-acid sequence MKAEYRKGCPQRDSVEREEYAGVRSAGIRERRERGGAMDLLEQILDRDNLNRAYKQVRRNHGAPGIDGMTVEEALPWLQEHKDELLQSIREGRYKPSPVRRKEIPKPDGSGVRKLGIPTVIDRVIQQAIAQQLQPLFEPLFADGSYGYRPGRSAQQAIRKVKDYAQQGYSHAVEIDLSKYFDTLNHELLMNLLRKQIPDHRVTELIKKYLKSGVMENGVHSKTEEGSPQGGPLSPLLANIYLNEFDQEMNSRGVNVIRYADDIVVLAKSKRAATRLLESCRKYLENKLKLQMNTEKSKVVSVVARKHFKFLGFALGKNRDGAYIRAHSQSLAKAKKKLKELTSRSQGRKVREVMEKVKVYIRGWIGYFYVADIKRILQSWSQWLRRRLRMYIWKQWKKPKTKVQNLRKLGIPEWQAYQWGNSRLGYWRVAGSPVLSRTITNEKLAQAGYYDFPAQYEHLRKLHLSG is encoded by the coding sequence ATGAAAGCAGAATACCGAAAGGGCTGCCCGCAAAGGGATAGCGTGGAACGCGAAGAGTATGCGGGAGTGCGGAGTGCCGGCATTCGGGAACGTAGAGAAAGAGGCGGTGCAATGGACCTGCTCGAGCAGATTCTGGACAGAGATAATCTGAACAGAGCCTACAAGCAGGTCAGACGCAACCATGGCGCGCCAGGAATCGACGGAATGACCGTCGAAGAGGCGCTGCCCTGGCTGCAGGAACACAAGGACGAGCTTTTGCAAAGCATCCGGGAGGGCCGGTACAAGCCTAGCCCGGTACGGCGCAAAGAAATCCCCAAACCAGATGGAAGTGGAGTGCGGAAGCTTGGCATCCCTACGGTGATAGACCGCGTGATTCAACAGGCGATTGCCCAGCAGCTACAGCCCTTGTTTGAGCCGCTCTTCGCAGACGGAAGTTACGGCTACCGCCCCGGGCGGAGTGCGCAGCAAGCCATCCGCAAGGTGAAAGATTACGCACAGCAAGGCTATAGCCACGCAGTCGAAATCGACCTCTCTAAATATTTTGACACCCTGAACCATGAACTGCTAATGAATCTGCTACGTAAGCAAATCCCGGATCACCGTGTAACCGAGCTGATTAAGAAGTATCTGAAAAGTGGAGTTATGGAGAACGGGGTGCATAGCAAAACAGAGGAAGGTTCTCCGCAAGGAGGCCCCTTATCTCCACTGCTTGCGAATATTTACCTGAATGAATTCGACCAGGAAATGAACAGCCGTGGAGTGAACGTGATTCGGTATGCAGATGACATCGTGGTACTAGCGAAAAGCAAACGGGCAGCGACGCGGCTTCTGGAATCCTGCCGGAAGTACCTGGAGAACAAACTAAAACTCCAGATGAACACGGAGAAGAGTAAGGTCGTGAGCGTAGTGGCGCGGAAGCATTTCAAGTTTCTTGGCTTTGCCTTGGGGAAGAACAGGGATGGGGCATATATCCGGGCCCATAGTCAATCTCTCGCCAAAGCAAAGAAAAAATTGAAAGAACTGACGAGTCGCAGTCAGGGCAGGAAGGTCAGGGAAGTGATGGAGAAGGTGAAAGTCTACATTCGCGGCTGGATTGGCTACTTTTATGTAGCCGATATAAAGCGAATTTTGCAAAGCTGGAGTCAATGGCTGCGTAGAAGACTGCGGATGTATATCTGGAAGCAGTGGAAAAAGCCCAAAACAAAGGTACAAAACCTACGGAAACTGGGAATACCGGAGTGGCAGGCCTACCAATGGGGGAACTCCCGCCTGGGTTACTGGCGAGTAGCCGGAAGCCCGGTACTGTCCCGTACGATAACAAATGAAAAGCTCGCACAGGCCGGGTATTATGACTTCCCGGCACAGTACGAGCATTTACGAAAATTGCACTTAAGCGGTTGA
- a CDS encoding cupredoxin domain-containing protein: MFKKQALLLSILCLLLLSACTSGKENSSASGGSADNAIAAEEEITITATNYSFDQEEYHLKKGVPVKIIFKNESGNHGILVPELELRLDAKTSSQVIIPEEAGTYEMTCAIMCGSGHSGMSAKVIVE, from the coding sequence ATGTTCAAAAAACAGGCCTTATTGCTGTCCATTCTCTGCCTTCTCCTGCTATCCGCCTGCACCAGCGGGAAGGAGAACTCCTCCGCCTCCGGCGGATCAGCCGACAACGCTATTGCTGCGGAAGAAGAGATTACGATTACGGCAACAAACTACAGCTTTGACCAGGAAGAATATCATCTGAAGAAGGGAGTGCCGGTTAAAATCATTTTCAAAAATGAAAGCGGCAACCATGGTATACTCGTACCTGAGCTGGAATTGCGCCTGGACGCAAAAACCTCCTCACAGGTCATTATCCCCGAAGAAGCGGGTACGTATGAGATGACCTGTGCGATCATGTGCGGCTCCGGCCACAGCGGCATGAGTGCTAAGGTGATAGTAGAGTAA
- a CDS encoding GGDEF domain-containing protein codes for MWHRRILNGYWALVLVMLAAQLVFVLSNHMPEVKSAILPGKGHLFIACNIMIVIAMVLAEMWLRTAVQYHKQVVVGCGFIVSYLMYFVLEPFVDGAQMTLMMPIMIALIYFHQKLLHYLGLFSIVFYAVVYFGLERILLDKPLLEFFMVECVFVVFVVMGRMVIIRAREVRDHLEQLTKSEQELMVERAISDKLLKIDALTGLYNHKTFHEYLDSLLEQCESNGLQLQLALFDIDNFKRVNDTYGHWVGDLVLKEVAAKVKGMIGLNDFAARYGGEEFAVIFTDKNFHEAYAAVEEMRLAISRMEHPYAGGKPITVSIGLCDYQLGDGKELLFRKTDNALYAAKHGGKNAVITASHSTREGTVYA; via the coding sequence TTGTGGCACCGCAGAATATTAAACGGGTACTGGGCCCTGGTGCTGGTGATGCTGGCAGCCCAGCTGGTGTTTGTGTTATCCAACCATATGCCTGAGGTAAAGTCGGCCATCCTGCCGGGCAAAGGACATTTATTCATTGCCTGCAATATTATGATTGTTATCGCGATGGTGCTGGCTGAAATGTGGCTGCGTACTGCCGTTCAATATCACAAACAGGTTGTAGTCGGCTGCGGGTTTATCGTCTCCTATTTAATGTATTTTGTGCTGGAGCCGTTTGTGGATGGTGCACAAATGACGCTGATGATGCCGATTATGATCGCACTGATCTACTTTCACCAGAAGCTTCTGCATTATCTGGGGCTGTTCAGTATTGTTTTCTATGCTGTTGTATACTTCGGACTGGAACGTATATTGCTGGATAAACCGCTGCTGGAATTTTTCATGGTGGAGTGTGTGTTTGTCGTCTTTGTGGTCATGGGCCGCATGGTTATTATCCGCGCGCGTGAGGTCCGTGACCATCTGGAGCAGCTGACCAAGTCGGAGCAGGAGCTGATGGTAGAACGGGCTATTTCGGACAAGCTGCTCAAAATTGATGCGCTGACCGGCCTGTATAATCATAAAACCTTTCACGAATACCTTGATTCACTGCTCGAGCAGTGTGAAAGCAACGGTCTGCAGCTGCAGCTGGCCTTATTTGATATCGATAATTTCAAGCGTGTAAATGATACTTACGGCCACTGGGTCGGTGATCTTGTGCTGAAGGAGGTCGCGGCTAAGGTGAAGGGAATGATCGGACTGAACGATTTTGCTGCCAGATATGGCGGGGAGGAGTTCGCGGTTATTTTCACCGACAAAAATTTTCACGAGGCGTATGCAGCTGTTGAGGAGATGCGTCTGGCGATCAGCCGGATGGAGCATCCGTATGCCGGAGGGAAGCCGATTACCGTCAGTATCGGATTGTGCGATTATCAGCTGGGCGACGGTAAAGAGCTGCTGTTCCGTAAAACGGATAACGCTTTGTACGCAGCCAAGCATGGCGGCAAAAACGCAGTCATCACAGCCTCCCATTCGACCAGGGAAGGTACAGTTTATGCCTGA
- a CDS encoding phage holin family protein, with translation MRFLGHVVRFVVAALVLLVVGWIVPQFTVGGFWSALILALVIALLGWVVEGIFGKKATPFGRGIVGFLVSALVIWIAQFIVSGVSVTILGALLAALVIGIIDLFLPVSTPFEAGK, from the coding sequence GTGAGATTTTTAGGTCATGTAGTCCGTTTCGTGGTGGCAGCCCTCGTGCTGCTCGTTGTCGGCTGGATTGTACCGCAGTTTACGGTTGGCGGGTTCTGGAGCGCACTGATTCTGGCTCTGGTTATCGCACTGCTCGGCTGGGTGGTTGAAGGGATTTTCGGCAAAAAAGCAACCCCGTTCGGCCGCGGGATCGTCGGCTTTCTGGTTAGCGCGCTGGTCATCTGGATCGCCCAGTTCATTGTGAGCGGAGTCAGTGTTACTATTCTCGGCGCCCTGCTGGCAGCACTGGTCATCGGGATCATTGATTTGTTCCTGCCCGTATCCACTCCGTTCGAAGCCGGCAAATAA
- a CDS encoding endonuclease MutS2 has product MDDKILHTLEYRKILNKLMQYTQTPMGKHAAEELKPSGDFEGVKNLLQATDEAVNVDRLKGIPSFGGVSDIRPALKRASIGGMLGTSELLSVGNTIGGARRVKRFLAAMHEDEKINMLFALSDLLSEQKHVEDAIRACIDEDANVLDSASPELANIRRELRGGEARIREKLDSMIRSSSVAKMLQDQLVTIRGDRFVIPVKAEYRSHFGGIVHDQSGSGATLFIEPESIVAMNNKLRETRLREEREIEIILHRLTDMVGSIAEEMAYDIDILGQLDFIFAKARIAREMKATQPRMNDRGYIKLRKGRHPLIPAEHVVPLDVELGNQYSSIIVTGPNTGGKTVTLKTVGLLSLMSMSGLFIPAEEGSQMCVFDAIYADIGDEQSIEQSLSTFSSHMTNIVSILKRMTPKSLILLDEVGAGTDPAEGSALAIAILEHIHRTECRMIATTHYSELKAYAYERKGVINASMEFDVQTLSPTYRLLIGVPGRSNAFAIAERLGLPGAILEHARGEVKEEDMRVEHMIASLEENRLTAEQERERAEISRREAEEFRKRQQLELEKLESQRDKRLEKAEKDASAILDKARKEAEEIISDLRRLAMEEGASVKEHKLIEARRRLDEAEPAPRKKAVTRTTKAPRPLQPGDEVKLPSVNQKGYIVELSGSKEAVVQFGIMKMKVNVSDLEFLASAPDQPAPALRKATTVKRTRDENIRSELDLRGANLEEAIMETDRFIDEAFLGNLGQIYIIHGKGTGVLRTGIQEYLRKHRHVKSYRLGNYNEGGAGVTVAELE; this is encoded by the coding sequence TTGGACGACAAAATTTTGCATACGCTTGAATATCGCAAGATTTTAAATAAATTGATGCAATATACGCAGACCCCGATGGGGAAGCATGCAGCAGAAGAGCTGAAGCCTTCCGGTGATTTTGAAGGGGTGAAAAATCTGCTTCAGGCCACGGACGAGGCGGTTAATGTGGACCGGCTCAAGGGGATTCCATCCTTCGGCGGAGTGAGTGATATCCGGCCTGCACTGAAGCGCGCATCAATTGGAGGAATGCTCGGAACGTCCGAGCTGCTCTCCGTAGGCAATACCATCGGCGGGGCACGCAGGGTCAAGCGGTTCCTGGCTGCCATGCACGAGGATGAGAAAATCAATATGCTCTTTGCCCTGAGCGATCTGCTCTCCGAGCAGAAGCATGTAGAGGATGCCATCCGTGCCTGCATCGATGAGGACGCGAATGTACTTGATTCGGCAAGCCCGGAGCTGGCTAATATCCGCCGGGAGCTGCGGGGCGGTGAAGCGCGGATCCGTGAGAAGCTCGATTCCATGATCCGTTCGTCTTCTGTAGCCAAGATGCTCCAGGACCAGCTTGTGACGATCCGCGGTGACCGGTTCGTCATTCCGGTCAAAGCGGAATACCGCTCGCATTTCGGCGGAATTGTGCATGACCAGTCCGGTTCAGGGGCTACGCTGTTCATCGAGCCGGAATCGATTGTAGCGATGAACAACAAGCTGCGTGAGACCCGGCTGCGCGAGGAGCGGGAAATTGAAATCATTCTCCACAGGCTGACTGATATGGTTGGCAGCATTGCCGAGGAGATGGCTTACGATATCGATATCCTCGGCCAGCTGGACTTTATTTTTGCCAAAGCGCGGATTGCCCGGGAAATGAAGGCAACCCAGCCGCGGATGAATGACCGTGGTTATATCAAGCTGCGCAAAGGCCGCCATCCGCTGATTCCTGCGGAGCACGTAGTGCCGCTCGATGTTGAGCTGGGCAATCAGTACAGCTCGATTATCGTGACCGGTCCCAATACCGGCGGTAAGACCGTTACCTTGAAGACAGTCGGGCTCCTCAGCCTGATGTCGATGTCAGGCTTGTTCATTCCGGCAGAGGAAGGCAGCCAGATGTGTGTCTTTGATGCCATCTATGCGGACATCGGGGATGAGCAGAGCATTGAGCAGAGCCTCAGTACCTTTTCCAGCCATATGACCAATATTGTCTCCATTCTGAAGCGGATGACTCCCAAGAGTCTTATTCTGTTGGATGAGGTTGGTGCCGGAACAGACCCGGCAGAAGGCTCTGCACTGGCCATCGCCATACTGGAGCATATTCACCGTACGGAATGCCGGATGATTGCTACAACGCACTACAGCGAGCTGAAGGCTTACGCTTATGAACGCAAAGGCGTCATTAACGCCAGTATGGAATTTGATGTACAGACCCTAAGCCCGACCTACCGGCTGCTGATCGGTGTGCCGGGACGAAGCAACGCTTTTGCAATTGCTGAACGGCTTGGCCTGCCTGGTGCTATTCTGGAGCATGCCCGCGGTGAAGTGAAGGAAGAGGATATGCGCGTCGAGCATATGATTGCTTCCCTGGAAGAGAACCGGCTTACAGCAGAACAGGAGCGCGAACGGGCTGAGATCAGCCGCCGCGAAGCCGAGGAATTCCGCAAGCGGCAGCAGCTTGAGCTGGAGAAGCTGGAAAGCCAGCGCGACAAGCGGCTGGAGAAGGCTGAGAAGGATGCCAGCGCGATTCTCGACAAGGCGCGCAAGGAAGCCGAAGAGATTATCAGCGACCTGCGCCGGCTGGCCATGGAGGAAGGGGCTTCCGTCAAGGAGCATAAGCTGATCGAAGCGCGCCGCCGCCTGGATGAAGCGGAGCCGGCACCGCGCAAGAAGGCGGTTACCCGCACCACCAAGGCACCGCGTCCGCTGCAGCCGGGTGATGAGGTAAAGCTGCCGAGCGTGAACCAGAAGGGTTATATCGTTGAGCTGAGCGGATCCAAAGAGGCGGTTGTCCAGTTCGGGATCATGAAAATGAAGGTCAATGTGAGTGATCTTGAGTTCCTGGCTTCTGCACCGGATCAGCCTGCACCTGCTCTGCGCAAGGCCACGACCGTCAAGCGTACACGTGATGAGAATATCCGCAGTGAGCTGGATCTGCGCGGTGCCAACCTTGAGGAAGCGATCATGGAGACAGACCGTTTTATTGATGAGGCCTTCCTGGGCAATCTTGGACAGATTTATATTATCCACGGTAAGGGGACCGGCGTACTGCGGACCGGTATCCAGGAGTATCTGCGCAAGCATAGACATGTCAAAAGCTACCGGCTTGGAAATTACAACGAAGGCGGCGCGGGTGTAACCGTAGCCGAGCTTGAGTAG
- a CDS encoding DUF350 domain-containing protein, which translates to MQGNIDLLLDHPLGALLGYFTVAILGLVVFLSFFEMVTKYNCWEEIRKGNLAVAMATGGKIFGICNILRFSIQAGASIYETMKWSLVGFLLLLLAYFLFEFLTPVFSIDDEIAADNRAVGFTALLISVSLSYVIGAAIY; encoded by the coding sequence ATGCAAGGGAATATTGATCTTTTGCTGGATCATCCGCTGGGCGCGCTGCTCGGTTATTTCACTGTAGCCATTCTGGGTCTGGTAGTCTTCCTGTCCTTCTTTGAAATGGTGACCAAGTATAACTGCTGGGAAGAAATCCGCAAGGGGAATCTGGCAGTGGCGATGGCCACCGGCGGCAAAATATTCGGGATCTGTAACATTCTGCGCTTCAGCATTCAGGCGGGAGCCTCGATTTACGAGACGATGAAATGGTCGCTGGTCGGATTTTTACTGCTGCTGCTCGCTTATTTCCTGTTCGAGTTTCTGACTCCTGTATTTTCCATTGATGATGAAATTGCCGCGGATAACCGGGCTGTCGGGTTTACAGCATTGCTGATCTCGGTCTCGCTGTCCTATGTGATCGGCGCCGCGATATACTGA